Genomic segment of Peribacillus frigoritolerans:
TGGCTCGCATATCCCTCATCCGTTTCGGCTTATTTATACTTTCACGTTTCAAATGATATCCATATCCATCTACCAGTTTTCCATCAACTATTCACCAATTGCACTAGCACCCTTTCGAAAAGACCAAGAGAGTCAATGTATGTTTTGCCGAAACACTCGATCATTCATCCTGAATCCCGCTTTTTTCAGATGATGAATTCAGGCTTGCTTTTTGCCAGGATCGGTTCTTTAAGAGGAACTTCTTCTCCTGATATTATATCAAGTACAGAAGATGCCTCATCAAACCATGAATCCGGGGCTTTGGCTCCCCAGAATGTCTGGCGTCTTGGATCATTCAAATCCCAATGAATCGGTTCGATATCCGGGTCAGATGTTAAGTAATCCCCATTGTATAATTCGATTCTGTGACCGTCCGGATCTCTTAAATATAGGAAGAATGCATTGGATAGACCATGCCTTCCAGGTCCGCGTTCGATGGACTGTGCATATCCAAGTGATGCCAGTACATCACAGGCATGGATAATTGCAAGGGGGTCAGGCAGAAAGAAGCCTACATGATGAAGTCTTGGGCCGATTCCGTTCATGAATGCCTGGTCATGGACCGTTTGCTTTCTATGTAGCCACGTTGCCCATAATTGGCCCGACTCATCCACTGTATCTTCCGAGCAGGCAAAACCCAATTCCTTCACATAAAAATCATAGGCTTTTTGCACATTTGTTACATTACAATTCACATGATCGATCCTTTGGACCCTTGAACCCCTATGCATATCGAATCGTTGCAGCAATCTCTCTGCTTTATCCATTTTGCTGAAAAATTCGATTGGCAATCCGGAAATATCCTGAACTCGGAGCGATTTGCCTAGTGCATGCTGTGTTCCTTCCTTCATCCACTTCATTTTCATTCCCTTGGACAGCAAGAAAGATTCCAATTCTTCAAGGTCTTCCTCTTTTTCAACCTTGTATCCTATCGCTTCAACACTTGGCTTTTCTGCCTTTTGCAAGACAAGCGAGTGATGATGCGCTTCCTCTAAACCACGTAAATATATGTGATCATTCGTTCTTTCCGTTTCAATAAAACCTAAAGCATCCACATAAAAGGCTCTTGATTTATCTAAATCTGTTACATTAAGTATCGTTCTCGCAACACGAATAATAGAAAAATTCATAGTATTCTCCCCTTCTTTTGACACCCGGATTATTTTTCAGCAGAAGAAACGGCATTTTGTTTTACGTCCCCAAATTTCGGAATGTGATGTTCTCCAATTGCTACGTGGATAACTTGTGTTTCCGTATAGAATTCAAAGCTATAATGGCCACCTTCACGTCCTACCCCACTATATTTCGATCCTCCAAACGGTATCCGCAAATCCCTTACGTTTTGGGAATTCACCCATACCATCCCACTATCGACAGCTTGAGCAAACCTATGTCCCCGTTTCATATCATTTGTCCATACATAAGCAGCAAGCCCATACTTTACATCATTAGCCATTCTCAGTACTTCCTCTTCAGTCTTGAAAGGAATGACTGCCATGACTGGTCCAAAAATCTCTTCTTGTGCCACCGTCATATCATTTGTACAGTTCAAAAGAAGCGTCGGGGCAATATAATTCCCTTCCTTGAACGCACTAGGTATGGCACCGCTTACAATTTCCGCCCCTTCATCTTTTGCTATATCCAGATAACGGGAGACATTATTAAAATGGCTACGATGGATCAGCGGTCCGATTTCCGTGTCTGGATCCATTGGGTTTCCAATTTTGATATTATGAACACGTTCCTTCAATTCTGCAACGAACTGGTCTATTATCGATTCATGGACAAATAATCTGGAATTAGCTGTGCAGCGCTCCCCATTGAATGAATAGATTCCCCATACCACTGAATCCAGGGCCTTCTCTAGATCGGCATCTTCAAAAATGACTGCTGGTGATTTACCTCCAAGTTCCATGGAAAAACGTTTCATCGTATCCGCACCATTTTTAATGATTTCAGCACCGGTTGTCGTTTCTCCGGTAAAGGATATCAATTGGACTTCAGGATGGGCAACCAAGGACGCCCCCGCTGTCTCCCCAAAACCGTGAACGATATTGAATACGCCTTTTGGCAGACCTGATTGATCAATGATTTGTGCTAATTTATTGGCAGTCAATGGAGACCACTCCGCCGGTTTAAGGACACATGTATTACCTGTAGCCAGGGCCGGGGCGATCTTCCAGGTTTCTAACATGAAAGGCGCATTCCAAGGAGTGATTAATCCTGCCACTCCTATCGGTTTATGAATCGTATAATTGATGAAAGTGTCATCCACTTGATATGACTCTCCTATTAGCCTGCTTTTCACCATTTCAGAATAAAAACGGAAATTCTCCGCTCCCCTTGCCGCTTGTTTTTTTGTCTGGCTAATCGGCAACCCTGTATCAAGGGATTCCAAAAAGGAAATTTCTTCGGCATTCTCTTCAATTAAATCAGCAATCCTATTAATGTACTTCAATCTTTCTTCCACTTTCATCGTTCTCCATGGACCATTACTGAATGCATCTCTTGCGGCAGCGACCGCTTGATCAATATCCTCTTTAAACCCTTCTGCCACATTATTGATTGCTTGATTATTAAAAGGGCTTAGATTTTCAAATGTTTTTCCTGAGATACCATCGACAAATTGACCATTGATGTAATGCTTCACATCTTGCACGGGAAAAGTTTGCATGATAAATCCTCCTTTAAAAATTAATTCGGGAAGATGACAATAATCGTTTGGATTTGTGCAATCTTCCCAATTTAGCAATTATGACTGGATTTTTTGGTCAATCAACCCGTATGATTGAAGGGTTTCACGCAGTTCTTTTTCCAACGGCTCCGAAGGCGGCCCCATTGGCGGCCGTAATGCAGGATTGATTTTCCCCATCATCCCCATCGCAGCTTTTAATGGTCCTGGATTGGTTTCTTTAAACAAAACATCATTCAATGGCATTAATTTGTAATGGAGGTCAAGTGCCTTATCCACATCACCCTCCACCCAATGGTTATAAATTTCCGCCACTTCTTTAGGAGTGATATTGGCTGTAGCACTTATATGTCCTGCCCCTCCAATAGTCAACATCGGATAGCATAATAATTCGATGCCCGAATATAAGAGAAAATCCCTTCCACAATTCAATAAGACACGGTTCACATGTTCAAAATCCTTATTTGATTCCTTCACACCAATAATATTTTCACAGTCTTCAGCAAGACGTGCCAATGTCTTCACTTCCAAATTCGTCGCCGTTCTTCCGGGAATGTTATAAACGATAAGCGGGATATCAACGGAATCGGCCACCGTCTTAAAATGATTGTAAAGTGCCTGTTGATTCGGTTTATTGTAATAAGGAACGATGACTAATGCAGCATCCGCGCCCATTTCCTGTGCCCTTTTTGTCAAATGCAACGTTTCTTTCTGATTGGCAGATCCAGTACCTGGTGCAACCGGAACACGGGCTTTTGCTGCTTTAATCGCCGTCTCCATCACTAATTCCCGTTCCTCAATCGTTAGTGAACTCGGCTCGCCGGTAGTCCCGCATACCGAGACACCATGGGAACCGCTTTCAATATGCCAGTTTACTAGATTTTCAATTGCCTTTACATCCACTTCCATCTTGTCATCAAACGGAGTGATAATGGGAGCGATGGATCCTCTTAAACGACTTTTGATTTCCTCGTACATTATTTCTACCACCTTTTCATTATTTGAATATTCCGAATAATTCAAGTGAAAAAATCGGCTTTGATTTTATGAATAATCGTTCGACTATTATAAAATAAAGCCTGGGTCATCAAAGTGCCTGATCGTGATTAGTTTCCGCCCTCTGCTTGAATGTACTGATGGCATTCAGTTTATGCTTTCTCACCAGAGATTCAATTTCTTCAAAAGATGCTTTTTCCTTTAAAAGCTTTATGATGCTTTCATGTTCGCGAATCGATTGGACTGCGCGTTGCGGTACCATGGTGAACATGGACTTTCTGACTCTATTCATTCTTTGTTGCGCCTGTTTAATTTCCTCCTTTAAAAAGGAATTTCCGCACTTTTCATAAATTTCCTCATGGAAACATTCGTTTAACTTACCAAACAGCTCTAATTCAAAGTTATGGAGGGCTTTTTCCATTTCTTTGTTTAAATTAATCAGATTTTCAAAATCATCATCTTTCATCGTCAAAGAACTAAGGGCAGCTGCATATCCTTCAAGCAAAGATAGAACAGAAAGAGTTTCAATGTATTCGCTCTCATTAATGCTTGTAACCACTGCTCCACTATAAGGCTTATATTGAATAAGGCCGTCGGATTCCAGTTGTCTGATCGCTTCCCTGACAGGAATCGGACTTAGACTAAGTTCTTTTGCCGTTTGATCGATAATGATCCGCTGTCCAGAACCATATGTTCCATCCAAAATTAATTTACGAAGGTGCTCATATGCTATTTGTTTTTTGCTGGGTGTTTTGTTTTTCTCTTCCATATTTTCATCATATATGAAATCATATATGATTGCAATCGGTTTTAATTAAAAATCATATATGATTTTCTTATTTCTTTATATACTGTTTCTCTGCAGGACTTAATGGGACAAAAAACTCCATTGTTAAAAAGGGAGATCAGTAATCCACCTTTTCCTATGCCATAGAGAAGTGAGCCAAATGCTTATCATGTCTACTTCCCGAATGTATCATATCAAAATAAAATTCAACTAAAATAACCTGCAGACCCTGTTGTAGCCAGGTAGTCTGCAGGTTATTAAAAAATTATGCCATTTTTGATTTAACGAATGAATGTATTCTTTCAACTGCTGCTTCCAACAGCTCCAGTGAAGTTGCATAAGAGAGTCTGATGTTATCAGGTGCACCGAACCCTGAACCTGGAATAACAGCCACTTGAGCTTCTTCCAGCAACGCAGTCGTAAAATCTTCGACATTGCTGTACCCTGTTAATTCAACTGCACGTTTAACGTTCGGGAATAAATAAAATGCCCCTTGTGGTTTAATGCAGCTAATGCCTGGAATTTCAACCAATTTATCATATATCTTATTCAAACGGCCTTCAAATGCCTGACGCATTTCTTCAACAGGTTCTTGTGTACCTTCATAAGCGGCAATCGCACCATATTGAGCAGTTGTGGTAGGATTTGATGTGCTATGGCTGGCAAGGTTCGTCATTGCTTTAATGATGGACTCTTCACCGACTGCATAACCAATTCTCCAGCCAGTCATCGAATGCGATTTAGATACACCATTGATGATGATCGTTTGCTTTTTCAATTCAGGTGAAATCTCTGCAATGGATGTATGTTTAGCATTTCCATAAACCAATTTTTCGTAAATTTCGTCGGAAACGATCAAGATATCATGAGCCAGGCAAACTTCCCCGATAGCAGCCAATTCTTCCCTGGAATAAAGCATGCCCGTTGGATTGCTTGGCGAGTTTATGATAACCGCTTTCGTTTTTTCGGTAATTGCTTGTTCTAACTGTTCTTTAGTGATTTTATATTGATTTTCTTCCGTACCGACTACATAAACTGGCTTTCCGTCAGCAAGTTTGATTTGCTCAGGATAACTTACCCAATATGGTATCGGAACAATGACTTCATCTTCTTCATCCAGGATAGCTTGAAACAATGTATAAAGCGCGTGCTTTGCACCTGAGCCAACTACAATTTCAGACGGTTTGTATTCCAAGCCTTGATCACGCTTCAATTTAGCCGCAATTGCTTCTTTTAGCTTCGGCAGACCAGCGGATGGCGTGTATTTAGTTTGACCTTCATTCATGGATAGAAGTGCTGCATCTATGATATGTTGGGGTGTATTATAGTCTGGTTCACCAGCACCCAAACCAATTATATCCAGACCTTGTGCCTTAAGCTCCTTTGCTTTTGCCGTAATGGCCAATGTAGTTGATGGCGTTAATGACTGAACGCGGTTCGCTAATTTCATTTTAAATTAATCCTCCATTCTAAATGCTTCGATAATACTTTAGCCATTCCCCAGTTTTAAAATCATAATAGTCATAGTTAAAACGCTCGGATTCATCAAGATACGTTACTTCCCAAAGCGGAACGTTCTTTTCCATGCCTAGCTTAACCGAAATGATTTTTTGGGGATTAAGCTTTTCTTTGACAATGTTCATAATCTCTTTTTTTGATTTACCATCTTTATAGTTTTCCACTACTATTTCTTTCTTCTTGTCCTCAGGAAGCCAGACTATTTTCTTAGTCCCCTTTTCACCTTCACCAATGATGACGGAGTATGAATCCTGCCCATTATAAAGGTAGAATTCTTCCATGGTCACAAGGCCGCCCTCTTCCTTTGCCTTTTTAAAAGCCTCATTACCAGCCTCTTTTTTAGGCTGTAACGCTTTAATATATGCCCCGCTGACAAATCCGATAAAACAAAGGACTAGGATAGAAGCAATAATCAACCATTTTTTCAAAGCTGCTTTTCCCTCTTTCTATGTACGATAAATTGTAAATATCGCTTTTTCTTGATCTTCGGAATCCAATGCGAGACCGAACATCAAGTCATCTTTTTTCAATGTTCGGTTCAAGGAATCCACAATTTTATACAGATCAGGAGAATGTTGCAACCTGACTGTTGAAATTACTTCGATTTTACTTTCCATGAAAATGCCCCTCCATTTTAATAAATTGTCAACAACCACTGGTATGAATAGGATTTGAAGGCTTTACCACCTATCACATTATACCAGTTCAAAGGTTATTTTTCTTTATAAATTCATAAAAATTCCTGGATTAATGAATTATCAAGATCCTTTAAATCCACTTCTCTATCATTTCAGCCATTTCTGTTATTGAGGCTTGGTGCCAGTCCACTTCCGGAATGGCCTTTTGAAATTCAGGGCCGTATTTGGCAGTGATTATGCGGCGATCAAGAATAACCAAAATCCCTTTATCTTCTGGAGTGCGTATAAGCCTGCCGAAACCTTGTCGGAACCTTAATAGGGCTTCAGGTAAAGAATACGCAGAGAATGGATTGCGCCCCTGCTTCTCGAGAAGTTGGCATTTTGCAGCTGTCACTGGTTCATCCGGCGGCGAAAAAGGCAACCTGACAATGATTAAACAAGATAAATCCTCGCCAGGGATATCGACGCCCTCCCATAGGCTGGTTGTCCCAAACAGGACCGCTTTCTCGAAGTTTTGGAAATTCCTGAGCAGCCTCATCCGGCTTCCGCCAGAAATCCCTTGTGCAAACAGGGTGAACTCATCCAGGACCCCACTATCTTTGATGGAATGATAGGTCGCCCGCAGCATTTCATGCGAGGTGAATAATACCATCATCCTCCCTTTCGCTGCTTGAGCGGCAGCAATAATATGGTTTGCCGCGGTTTCGGAGAATTCCTCCACCGATAAGCAATTGATATCTGGTAGATCATTTGGAACCAGTACCTTTACGAGTTCCTTATAAGGAAAGGGTGAAGGAAAACTTGCTGTCTGCATTGGCTCATTCTCCAAACCGAGTTGTTCTTTAAAATACTTGAAAGAATCCTTCACCACGAGGGTTGCCGATGTCATGACCACACTTTTTTGGCGCCCGAAATAGGAATCCCATAGCCGTTTGCTTCCTGCAATCGGCTGAACCGTCAATGTCACCCCATGCTGGGGTGCTGCATTCGTATAATCAAGCCAATAAATATTTTCTTCATGCGGCTTGATGAAGAATTCATGCAAGGAGTCCCTGGTATCTTGTAAATGTCCAAGCAGCACCTCGATATCATTCAAATGAAATAATGAATTTTTTCCTAAAGGGGACTCATTATTCAATAAAAGAGCCAATCTTTTCTCTAACTCCGTGATGATGTATCCTAATAAATCCACCAATCGCTCAGCGACCAGAATCGCTTTACCCCATCTTCCATCATCTATTTTGAATGAAAGCCGTTTCGGACTCATGGAACGTGAAAGTTTTTCCGCCTGATTGGAAATGTAATAAAAAAGCTGTTCGAATTCATAGGAAAAATCACTAAGCTTTTGATCTAATTCATGTGAAGACTTTCCATCCGTCAGTCGGTTATTTAAGAGCATCCTGTCCAATTTATATAATAATTGCTTTTGATCTGATGTCCCTAGTCTGTTCAAAATCGTCTTCACCGAAATGTAATTAAGCCTGCTCCCAAGCTGTTTGGATGCTGCCTGTTCCAAATGATGTGCTTCATCGAGTATCAAATACCCTTTTTTTGGAATCAAGGCATCTTCTGTAAGCAAATCCGTCATTAAAAATGAATGGTTAGTAATGATGATATCCGCCTTGGCAGCTGTTCTTTTTGCCCGTTCAAAAAAATCCAATTCAAGCCAGGGCTGTTTTAATCCGGCGTATGTAAGACCATCACTTTGAAGCCTATTCCAAAATAGCTGACCGCCGCTTGTAAGATTCAATTCATCTTTATCGCCTGTTACGGTTTCAGTAAGCCATACCAATATCTGCATTTTCGTTAATGCCGTTTCATAATTATCTTCCTTCTCACGCAATGCCCTTTCGAACTTTGCCAAACTCAAATAATTACTTCTCCCCTTTAGCAAAACAGCTTGAAAGGTAAAGGGAAGTATTTTTTTAAGCTTGGGAACCTCGTTTTGAAGTAGTTGATCCTGTAGCTGAAGCGTGTATGTCGAAACGACGACAGGTTTATGATGTTTCTTTGAAAAATAGACGGCCGGAAGCAGATAGCCTATGGATTTCCCAATCCCAGTCCCAGCTTCAATGATTGCATCCTGGCTCGATTCGAAGGAGTGGTGAATCATGTTCATCATATCAAGTTGTCCGCTTCTTGCTTCAAAGGCAGGATATGCACTTTGAAGCATGGCTATTTTTTTCTCATCATCGAGCGGAAATTCCGCCCCCATATCTTTTTGATCACTTTCGTCTTCGGCCTTTTTAAATGCAAGGCCCCTATAAGTGATAAGATCAGGGGAATGGACTTCTGTTTTAGCAAGTTTGCTTGCAATGCAAGCATCTATCAATTCGGAAATCTCACTTTGTAAGGAATATGATAATCGATATAACTGTTTAAGTGTCATCACTGGAAGATTCATCAGCTTTTTTTTCAATTCCAACAATAATAAAGCGGTCGCATATGCATCACTATCCGCTTGATGGGGCCTGGAATGATCCAGGTTTTCTTCTTTAGCCAGCTGGTGCAGCTTATATCCATCGGATGTTGGTTTTAATATTTTCGCTAATTCCACTGTATCAAGGGTGGAACCATAAAACGGCTCAAACCCGCATCGTACTAGTTCTTCCTGTAGAAAAGATAAATCAAATAAAACATTATGGGCAACAAAACAAGCCCCCTCTATAAGCCGGGCAATATTTTCTGCAACATCTTCAAAGTCAGGTGCATTTTTTACCGTCTCGTTGCTTATTCCGGTCAATTCTTCAATAAACAAGGAAATTTCCTGTCCAGGGTGGATATATGTCGAGTATTCATCCACAATTTGGTCATTTTCGATGACCACGCCAGCAAATTGAATAATCCTATCCCCTTTTTTCGGAGAATTCCCTGTTGTTTCCAAATCGACCACTACATATCGTTGCATCATGAATTGTACACCTCAAACTTCACTTTCTCCACTTCCTGATGGAATTCTCTTATCTTTTTTATACCATAATAATCGTAATAAAGGAAACAAGCGGTTCATCGACGGACGAAAAGGGCCGGCACCTGTATGCATGATCCATGCATATTGTGCCGGCCCTCCGCTTACATGATTGTAGCTGCAGGTTCGTTTGAAATCAGATCAATGATTTTGTTATTTTCATCCATGATCGCAACTTTTGGTTTATGATCCCCCAGTTTTTCCTCTGAAACCATCACATAAGAAATGATTATCACGATATCATCCGGCTGCACCAGTCTTGCTGCCGCTCCGTTCAAACACACGACACCGCTGCCCCGTTCACCCGCAATCACATACGTTTCAAGTCGTGCACCATTATTATTATTCACGATGGCGACTTTTTCATTAGGCAGAATACCAACCGCATCAATTATGTCTTCATCAATCGTAATGCTGCCTACATAGTTCAAATTAGCCTCAGTTACCCTTGCACGGTGGATTTTTCCATTCATCATCGTTCGAAACATCTCAATTCCCCCTGATCTTCATGAATTATTCTACATATAAAGTGATATTATCAATTAGTCTTGCATGCTTGAACTTTACAGCCATTGCAATGATGATGTTTCCAGCCAGCGATTCAAGCGGTTTAAGTTCCGGGTATTGATAGACTTCAATATAGTCGATCACTCCACTTGTGTGGGCTCCAATATGTTCACTTACTAGAGCCGTGACGGTTGCTGC
This window contains:
- a CDS encoding GntR family transcriptional regulator, which produces MEEKNKTPSKKQIAYEHLRKLILDGTYGSGQRIIIDQTAKELSLSPIPVREAIRQLESDGLIQYKPYSGAVVTSINESEYIETLSVLSLLEGYAAALSSLTMKDDDFENLINLNKEMEKALHNFELELFGKLNECFHEEIYEKCGNSFLKEEIKQAQQRMNRVRKSMFTMVPQRAVQSIREHESIIKLLKEKASFEEIESLVRKHKLNAISTFKQRAETNHDQAL
- the hpaD gene encoding 3,4-dihydroxyphenylacetate 2,3-dioxygenase encodes the protein MNFSIIRVARTILNVTDLDKSRAFYVDALGFIETERTNDHIYLRGLEEAHHHSLVLQKAEKPSVEAIGYKVEKEEDLEELESFLLSKGMKMKWMKEGTQHALGKSLRVQDISGLPIEFFSKMDKAERLLQRFDMHRGSRVQRIDHVNCNVTNVQKAYDFYVKELGFACSEDTVDESGQLWATWLHRKQTVHDQAFMNGIGPRLHHVGFFLPDPLAIIHACDVLASLGYAQSIERGPGRHGLSNAFFLYLRDPDGHRIELYNGDYLTSDPDIEPIHWDLNDPRRQTFWGAKAPDSWFDEASSVLDIISGEEVPLKEPILAKSKPEFII
- the panD gene encoding aspartate 1-decarboxylase, with the translated sequence MFRTMMNGKIHRARVTEANLNYVGSITIDEDIIDAVGILPNEKVAIVNNNNGARLETYVIAGERGSGVVCLNGAAARLVQPDDIVIIISYVMVSEEKLGDHKPKVAIMDENNKIIDLISNEPAATIM
- the dinG gene encoding ATP-dependent DNA helicase DinG; this translates as MMQRYVVVDLETTGNSPKKGDRIIQFAGVVIENDQIVDEYSTYIHPGQEISLFIEELTGISNETVKNAPDFEDVAENIARLIEGACFVAHNVLFDLSFLQEELVRCGFEPFYGSTLDTVELAKILKPTSDGYKLHQLAKEENLDHSRPHQADSDAYATALLLLELKKKLMNLPVMTLKQLYRLSYSLQSEISELIDACIASKLAKTEVHSPDLITYRGLAFKKAEDESDQKDMGAEFPLDDEKKIAMLQSAYPAFEARSGQLDMMNMIHHSFESSQDAIIEAGTGIGKSIGYLLPAVYFSKKHHKPVVVSTYTLQLQDQLLQNEVPKLKKILPFTFQAVLLKGRSNYLSLAKFERALREKEDNYETALTKMQILVWLTETVTGDKDELNLTSGGQLFWNRLQSDGLTYAGLKQPWLELDFFERAKRTAAKADIIITNHSFLMTDLLTEDALIPKKGYLILDEAHHLEQAASKQLGSRLNYISVKTILNRLGTSDQKQLLYKLDRMLLNNRLTDGKSSHELDQKLSDFSYEFEQLFYYISNQAEKLSRSMSPKRLSFKIDDGRWGKAILVAERLVDLLGYIITELEKRLALLLNNESPLGKNSLFHLNDIEVLLGHLQDTRDSLHEFFIKPHEENIYWLDYTNAAPQHGVTLTVQPIAGSKRLWDSYFGRQKSVVMTSATLVVKDSFKYFKEQLGLENEPMQTASFPSPFPYKELVKVLVPNDLPDINCLSVEEFSETAANHIIAAAQAAKGRMMVLFTSHEMLRATYHSIKDSGVLDEFTLFAQGISGGSRMRLLRNFQNFEKAVLFGTTSLWEGVDIPGEDLSCLIIVRLPFSPPDEPVTAAKCQLLEKQGRNPFSAYSLPEALLRFRQGFGRLIRTPEDKGILVILDRRIITAKYGPEFQKAIPEVDWHQASITEMAEMIEKWI
- a CDS encoding YpmA family protein, which codes for MESKIEVISTVRLQHSPDLYKIVDSLNRTLKKDDLMFGLALDSEDQEKAIFTIYRT
- a CDS encoding pyridoxal phosphate-dependent aminotransferase, translating into MKLANRVQSLTPSTTLAITAKAKELKAQGLDIIGLGAGEPDYNTPQHIIDAALLSMNEGQTKYTPSAGLPKLKEAIAAKLKRDQGLEYKPSEIVVGSGAKHALYTLFQAILDEEDEVIVPIPYWVSYPEQIKLADGKPVYVVGTEENQYKITKEQLEQAITEKTKAVIINSPSNPTGMLYSREELAAIGEVCLAHDILIVSDEIYEKLVYGNAKHTSIAEISPELKKQTIIINGVSKSHSMTGWRIGYAVGEESIIKAMTNLASHSTSNPTTTAQYGAIAAYEGTQEPVEEMRQAFEGRLNKIYDKLVEIPGISCIKPQGAFYLFPNVKRAVELTGYSNVEDFTTALLEEAQVAVIPGSGFGAPDNIRLSYATSLELLEAAVERIHSFVKSKMA
- the hpaE gene encoding 5-carboxymethyl-2-hydroxymuconate semialdehyde dehydrogenase; this translates as MQTFPVQDVKHYINGQFVDGISGKTFENLSPFNNQAINNVAEGFKEDIDQAVAAARDAFSNGPWRTMKVEERLKYINRIADLIEENAEEISFLESLDTGLPISQTKKQAARGAENFRFYSEMVKSRLIGESYQVDDTFINYTIHKPIGVAGLITPWNAPFMLETWKIAPALATGNTCVLKPAEWSPLTANKLAQIIDQSGLPKGVFNIVHGFGETAGASLVAHPEVQLISFTGETTTGAEIIKNGADTMKRFSMELGGKSPAVIFEDADLEKALDSVVWGIYSFNGERCTANSRLFVHESIIDQFVAELKERVHNIKIGNPMDPDTEIGPLIHRSHFNNVSRYLDIAKDEGAEIVSGAIPSAFKEGNYIAPTLLLNCTNDMTVAQEEIFGPVMAVIPFKTEEEVLRMANDVKYGLAAYVWTNDMKRGHRFAQAVDSGMVWVNSQNVRDLRIPFGGSKYSGVGREGGHYSFEFYTETQVIHVAIGEHHIPKFGDVKQNAVSSAEK
- a CDS encoding DUF5590 domain-containing protein, with amino-acid sequence MKKWLIIASILVLCFIGFVSGAYIKALQPKKEAGNEAFKKAKEEGGLVTMEEFYLYNGQDSYSVIIGEGEKGTKKIVWLPEDKKKEIVVENYKDGKSKKEIMNIVKEKLNPQKIISVKLGMEKNVPLWEVTYLDESERFNYDYYDFKTGEWLKYYRSI
- the hpaI gene encoding 2,4-dihydroxyhept-2-ene-1,7-dioic acid aldolase codes for the protein MMYEEIKSRLRGSIAPIITPFDDKMEVDVKAIENLVNWHIESGSHGVSVCGTTGEPSSLTIEERELVMETAIKAAKARVPVAPGTGSANQKETLHLTKRAQEMGADAALVIVPYYNKPNQQALYNHFKTVADSVDIPLIVYNIPGRTATNLEVKTLARLAEDCENIIGVKESNKDFEHVNRVLLNCGRDFLLYSGIELLCYPMLTIGGAGHISATANITPKEVAEIYNHWVEGDVDKALDLHYKLMPLNDVLFKETNPGPLKAAMGMMGKINPALRPPMGPPSEPLEKELRETLQSYGLIDQKIQS